The DNA window TAGGATTTACAGCCACTGGATTAATTCCGGGGATTTCTGCCGCCGGAGCAACCCCCCGCGATCGTCAGTTCACAGCCCTTGCCGACGCTGAGTTTCTATGGCACGGGATCCAACCATCTCCGATTTATCCATTACCACCTCTGATG is part of the Cyanobacteriota bacterium genome and encodes:
- a CDS encoding TIGR00303 family protein; its protein translation is MITCYTQPLVGDRWLRRYQHICPTIACVLGFTATGLIPGISAAGATPRDRQFTALADAEFLWHGIQPSPIYPLPPLM